A genome region from Triticum aestivum cultivar Chinese Spring chromosome 2B, IWGSC CS RefSeq v2.1, whole genome shotgun sequence includes the following:
- the LOC123040439 gene encoding transcription termination factor MTERF5, chloroplastic, which translates to MIRLRSCVLTRLLSSPSAPPTPFRPHRLLSAAPLAVSPNPSFAVEDYLVAACGLTRPQAVKASAKLPRLKSPANPDAVLAFLAGLGLSAADVAAVVARDPRSLCASVERTLAPVVVGLSDLGLSRSDIARLASLAVHRFRKEDTVSKLQYYLHLFGSSENLLRAMKFCDFLSHSLERVVKPNVVFLRECGLGACDIAKLCIQRPRMITANLQHLQAMVACAENIGVPRGSGMFRHALHAVAFMSEAEITARVEYLKSTFTWTDAEVGIAVSRAPLMLTRSKESLQRRSEFFISEVGLEPSYIAQQSVLLGYSLEARLRPRYYAVKFLKENGLLKRDPSYCTVFKETEKVFRENFICPHKEAAPHLEEDYDAACKGEVPTNFRFT; encoded by the coding sequence atgatCCGCCTCCGCAGCTGCGTCCTcacccgcctcctctcctcgccctccGCACCGCCCACTCCATTCCGCCCCCACCGCCTCCTCTCCGCGGCCCCGCTAGCCGTTTCCCCAAACCCTAGCTTCGCCGTCGAGGACTACCTCGTCGCCGCCTGCGGCCTCACCCGACCACAGGCCGTCAAGGCCTCCGCCAAGCTCCCCCGCCTCAAGTCCCCCGCCAACCCCGACGCCGTGctcgccttcctcgccggcctcggcctctccgCCGCCGATGTCGCCGCGGTCGTCGCCAGGGACCCCAGGTCACTCTGCGCCAGCGTGGAGAGAACCCTGGCGCCCGTCGTCGTCGGGCTCTCTGACCTCGGGCTATCGCGCTCCGACATTGCGCGCCTTGCCTCGCTCGCCGTCCACAGATTCCGCAAAGAAGACACAGTCTCCAAGCTGCAGTACTACCTGCACCTTTTCGGCTCCTCGGAGAACCTCCTACGGGCCATGAAGTTCTGCGATTTCCTCTCGCACAGCCTCGAGAGGGTGGTCAAGCCCAATGTCGTCTTCCTGCGTGAGTGCGGGTTAGGTGCTTGCGATATTGCCAAGTTGTGCATCCAAAGACCGAGGATGATCACCGCCAACCTGCAGCATCTCCAGGCGATGGTGGCATGCGCCGAAAACATAGGTGTGCCCCGTGGTTCTGGGATGTTCAGGCACGCGCTGCATGCCGTTGCATTCATGAGCGAGGCGGAGATTACAGCCAGAGTGGAGTACCTGAAGAGCACCTTCACGTGGACCGATGCTGAGGTGGGCATTGCTGTTTCTAGGGCTCCATTGATGCTGACAAGGTCAAAGGAATCGCTGCAGCGTAGGTCTGAGTTCTTCATCTCCGAGGTGGGCTTGGAACCGTCCTACATTGCTCAGCAGTCGGTATTACTCGGTTACAGCCTAGAGGCCCGGCTCAGGCCCCGGTACTACGCTGTAAAGTTTCTCAAGGAAAATGGATTGCTCAAGCGCGACCCGAGCTACTGTACTGTTTTCAAGGAGACCGAGAAGGTATTCAGGGAGAATTTTATATGCCCTCACAAGGAAGCTGCACCACACCTCGAAGAGGACTATGATGCCGCCTGTAAAGGAGAAGTGCCGACTAATTTCAGATTCACATGA